The genomic segment AATTTATATACTTATCATTTGAATGGATAAATTAGTACATTTTTGTGCCTTGTGATGAATCACATATTAGAAAGTAGAATTGTTATGGGGACTTAAATGGCAGTGTTTCATGAGAATGACTTTGTTCTTTGTGTTTCCAGACCTGGAGAAACAGGAACAGGATTTGCAGAAGAAAAAAGCAGCGCTGAGGGATGCCAAAGCTGTACTAGATGTTTAATATTAACAATCTAACAgaatttatatgttttattatttttagcaatgattctttttttaaacgtttattttttttaagtccaGAACATTTCTGcagtttgcatatgtttttttaatggaggTTTACAGTATGTCGGTGACAgaaatatcatgaaatatgtCTGCATATGCCATTTTGATATGATCATTCTTCTGTTCTCAGTTTCTAAATAAAACGGTTGCAACTGTACGAAACATTCTTTACAGAATGTCGTTCTTAGTATCTTggattgtattttaaaacatagcTTTTGACCCTTATAAAGGGAGTTTGAGTGTgcagtatgtgtctgttgtacACAGAATTGCTGTGTATATTTTTCTGTTGACTGAGAAAGTGAGACTCACATCACCTGCGTTTGCTCATCTGTAAACAGTTCAGAGCAGGAgactgaacagccaatcagcacACAGCAACAACTGACAAAACAGCCTCTAATGAGGCTTCAGGTCTACAAACGTAAAACGAAGCTTTTACTACTtcataagagagagagaaaaaccaGTCTATTCCCAATATGGATACTAGGTGGCAGCAGACACACATTAACAGCTTCAAGAGACTCACCAAAACATTTCCGTCATCTTTCAGACCTGTGAGGTGTCATTGTCCTTTCAACTGCGCTTTGGCAATGAAGTCTAAACTTGGTCTAAACCGTTTTCAGTGAATtgatgtataaatattataataatactttcaaataaatattaaaacaaataacatgCTTTAATAAGACCCACGCAAGTAGCCTAGATCAGTTCATCAACATTCagatataaacataaaaatgtattaaatagttttatgactcttatttgaatgtattttaactaCCTCTGTtagataataaatataatggtaTGTTATTTATGACCGTTATTACAAAAGGGTGCCTTTACcttttattcagtgttttttgttttttctctcattttagAACCATCAAAGCAATGAAGACTTGGAAATAATAGGATGCAAGGTCTTAGAAGGAGCCTTTTTTAAAGGCTTTTTCAAAATGTTCGCTGAAGCCCCTACTATCTGTCATTACTAATGTCTAGACCTGCTGAGAAATCAAGACAATAGGAACAATAACAGTCTGCATCGGGGGGTTTACAAAGAGTTACTCACCCATCCATGTTTCGAATAATATTACTGGCTGATGCTGAATGGTTCTGTGGCATATGAGTAGAAAACATCAAAATTCAACAGATTTATTACTAATAAATCTAtttatgtctctctctctttatacaATAAACATAGGCTATATATGGAATTAGTACTATTGCTAACCCACATTATTCATCCAATTAACAACCAAAGATCTAGGGACACATTTACAATTTTAACTAaatataactattttttttGTAGAGGTGCTTGATTGTTGTCTATATTTTATTTGGTTAGAAGTCATTATCATTTCACACTATAACACAGCTCTTTGACAGAGACAGAATACTTAGGTTTATTAAATACAGCACTTGTGGAATGTACCGTAAGACACAGTGTACAGAGAGAATTCAAGCTTTTTTTGGGGACTGAAAATCAGATTTGACAAATCTTACAGGACAAAACTCTTTCAGAGCACTTTTTCTGAAAAGCACATTGCCATGCTGTTAACAATAAAACTTAAGAATTGGTTATGTATTCAACTGTGtgaataaaattaatgcatGAGTGGTTTTAGTGTTAAGAGTACACAACATTTCTGCAGTAACCAATAACATTAGGTTCATAGTTATAATTAAAGTTACTGTGTAGATGTGAATTATTTCAGATCCAAGACATCAGTGAAGCAAAACacatctgaagaaaaaaaaaaagtttacctTCAGTCTAACATTTGTGCATGTCTGAAACATTTCAGCGTCTATTTGACACTCTGAAATCAGTCAATCTCTCAGTCAGCCAAAGTCACTTGTTTAATATTATGTGCAATAGAGATCACAGAGGTAAAATGTTCAAATACACTGtggaaaatacagtaaactgcTATTGTTAGCAATTTATAAATATGCCTAGTTCAGATGAAAGGCAAACGACAGTAACAGACTCATCAAAAATCAACAGAATAAGAGGTTTGGTTTGATTCTCAACATGAAACTAGTGCAAATACAATTGTTCATTCAAGAAAGTTGATATTTGTATAGATATATAAAGTCAGCGATACATCAatcatttctacttaaatcaAAAACAAAGCTGATCAGTTGCTGATCATTGTACACTGTcgttaaataaaaagataagCTCAGTTTATCAATATCACCCACTACAGAAAATAGATATCAGTAAGTGTCTTCAGTGCTTATGTAAAGTGTTTTCTGGCTTGAATTCTCTCTCTCATTTGTGTgcatccaaacacacacacacacacacacacacacacaaataaagcCTGGTTTGTCTTCCAAATGGACAAGAGCAGCAGTAGTAACAGCAAAGGCAGAAGCAACATTGAAAGAGATCGTAAACACGTGCTGCCACACATGGTTCAACTCCACActatgtgtgtgtctgcacaCAGATGACAATTCAAAAGATCTGCTGTTCAAACAGAATCTTTTCAAAGCCTTCAGGTGGAGTATGGTAGAAATCACTGAACTGGCAGTCTATGATGGCACTGTCGTCCactgagagaatgagagaggagATAAACATCAATATATTAGTTCATCATATGAATGGCAAAAACTCATTTCGTCACTGCAATATAGgatgatgaatgaatgatgatGCTGCATTTacatagcgctttattgtgtattgctgtacacctaaagcactttacaatcatgtgggggtctctcctcaaccaccaccagtgtacAGCATCCACTTGTGCCAccgcacaccagctacaggtggagaggagagagagtcatagagccaatcaagtggatgggggttattaggaggccatgttAGATAAGGGaatctggccaggacaccggggttacacccctactctttacgagaagtgccatgggatttttaatgaccacagagagtcaggacctcggtttaacgttcccgtcactatactggagcattaggacccacacagactacAGGGTGAGCACTGCGGGCCTCAATAACActtcttccaacagcaacctagtttttcccaggaggtctcccatccaggaaCTAACCAGGCTCAAGCCTGCTTCAGttggcaaccagtcttgggctgcagggtgatatggctgtggctaTATAGGTCATGACAAATCTATTTTTCtctgtctttttaaaaacttgtattttaactttttgttaAAGATAcagcaaattaaattaaaattattgctTTATATGTTCCCTTCCGCAACTTGCGCATTcttaactgttattttaaagcttttgtttttaacttgaagggacagtccacccaaaaatgaaaaatctgtcatcatttgcttgCCCTCATTctgttacaaacctgtatgactttatttgcTCTGCAGAACATGAAAGATGATATGCTGAAAACGTTGGGAACCAAACAACTTTGGAGTCAATGACTGCATTAAcactgacttccattgtatgacatttctcaaaatatttatttgtttttgacagtaaaaagaaagtcatataggtCTAGAAAgacatgagtaaatgatgataatttGATAATTAAAAAAGGCCTGTAACACTTAAACAGTGGCTGTAAGAAACAAAAGTCCCAGTTTTCAATTGAAAGAGCTAATTAATTTTTTGGAAAAGATTTTTACTAGCCTAAAAACATTAGCATgactgaagctaaaaaaaattaaaaatgacatcaaTACTGTCATTTTAtgcatatatactgtgtgtgtgtgtgtgtgtgtgtatatatatatatatatatatatatatatacatacacacacacatacacagtcatggccaaatatatcggcacccttggtaaatatgatcaaagtaGTCTGTGAAAATTTGTCATCatttttaatccttttgatcttttatttaaaaaaataaatataaaaaaattaaaaaaatcacaaaaatctaacctttcattggataataacaatttaaaatggggggaaatattatgaaataaaggtttttctcaaatacacagacacaattattggcacccctagaaattcttatgagtaaaatatctctgaagtatattcccattcatattcacaattttgagaaattttctgaaaattgttgcagttgcaaatgttttggtactcacatgtttgtttattttttgtttgcattgaaacaatacaaaaaaatagagaagaaaagtcaaatctgatacaattccacacagaacccaaaaaatgcactggacaaaattattggcacccttaacttaatatttggtagaaccccctttggaaaaaaataactgaaatcaatcgcttcctgtaaccattAATGAGTGTCTTAtacctctctactggaattttggaccatTCTTCTTTTGCGAACTGCTACAgatcattcagatttgaaggatgccttctccctgttttgagatctctccacaggtgttctatgggattcagatctggactcattgctgcCATTTCATAACTCTCCAGcactttgtttgtaaccatttctgagtgctttttgaagcgtgttttgggtcattgtcctgctggaagacccatgacctctggtggagacgccgctttctgacactggccactacgcTGGgcccaaaattctttggtaatcatcagaattcatgataccgttcacacaATCAAGGaatccagtgccagaagcagcaaagcaaccccaaaacatctttgaacctccaccatgtttgactgtagggactgtgttcttttctttttctgcaaacagtgccatgatgtcctttaccaaaaagctctacttttaTCTCATCTGTCCACGgtacgttctcccagaaggattgtggaTTTGTCATataagttttggcaaactccagtcttgcttttttatgcctttgtgtcagcagtggtgtcctcctgggtctcctaccatagcatcccttttcattcagatggcgagagatagtgcgagctgacactgttgtaccctgtgtctgcagatcagcttcaatttgtttggaagttaatcggggttctttatccaccattcgaacaatccttcattgtaatttttcattaattttgctcttccagggaggttagctacagtgccatgggctgtaaactTGTAGCCTTGAGACTGTCTATGTTTTTCtacaattttttctctcaaatccacagacaactctttacacgtctttcttttctccatgctcagtgtgacacacaacacaaagatTGAGTCAACTTTTcaccattttaactggttgcaagtgtgattactatattgcccacacctgttacttgccacaggtgtgtctaaataccagtgttgggcagtaactagttactagtaacttagttactgtaataatattactttttgcagtaactagtagtttaactaattactaataagatttcagtaataatattacagttactttccataaaacagcttagttacttttgatgcctcaaccccgctgatttaaaatctaacaatcaaataattcctagatttattttcataattttcatgactcgcacacacatgtgatgtccccagtgcagcaggcaagcttggaatatggaaaagcttacattcagcagatagaaatattgcattattgattttgtcaggaaaaaaagatctgttgtgtaagttgtggctttactttactctggcattacatctctctgatcagcatgtggtacattatattaatataattaaaaatattgttggACAATTAAaccgtttcttacaaactcatgcgatttgataaaatacataacaaaatttaattgcATATGGGTAAtgaaaaaattacttcaagctacacatgacaattaatgagatgaatacaacacttgaATGTCGCCATCAATCACTaatgagtgtttgtaataacttctgactgcgattcaatgtggattttggtcaaatgatgaggcagaaatatgttgttagtaacattctagaagaattttatgtggaagatacacagttacaacttctgtggggcgtgaagaaaaagtaatgtaactagtagtgtaactaattactgttgccagaaagtaataagtaaagtaacaatattacttttgaaaggagtaactagtaatgagtaatatattacattctttgggtaactagcccaacactgctaaatacaaattacaggagcatcacatgcttgaaaagcaattatttcttacaattttgacaaggtgccaataattttgtctaGTCCATTTTttagttctgtgtgaaattttatcaagtttgacttttcttctctaaGACTTTGACGTTTTGACTttccaaaaacaataagcatgtgaataccaaaacatttgcaattggaacaatgttctgagagaagtgttgcattttctgacaaaATAGCAAGGGTGCGAAATTTtaggccatgactgtatataatttttttctgattcagtattatatattatgatgatatataatattactgaaATACAACTCACCATAAACTATGGGGAACACAGTCCCTCGAATACCTGAGGCTGGACAGTGCATGTTCTTTCCATTTAAGTACAGGTTCAGTTCAACATGATCATAGGTCACCCccttaaaacaaaagcacacaTTTACGAACAGAAGCAATGTCTTATACATTATGTACTTGCTGTGTATTCCACAATTTGATTTCCAAAAGTAAAAAACATACCACTATATCTCCCTCCTGAGGCAGGCTGTTGGCAGGTAATCGGTTCTTCTCCTCGTTGTTGTGGTATATGGAGCCATCGTGCCGAAGCACCAAACTGTGACTGTCACGACCCAGCGGCACCTGGTTCAAATTCACCTTCTGAGTGGCCACACCGATCCCCCAAACACCTGcaccacaaacacaaacagcaaCACACCTTCATGAGACAGCTGAAAAACATTACAGAGATTCAGGAGGTAAAATGTGATTGTAGcaaaaatgtcacaatgcagAAAATATTCTAAGGGTCCCAATAATAAGTTACCTTActtgtatgtttatattaaaaaaaaaaaaaaaaatatatatatatatatatatatataatgttttttaatttggcATTTTAGTGGTAcgtaaaataaatctaaaattatgtgattaaagctttaatattttgggagtaaactcaaaattacgagaataaagtagTAATATGActttaaagtcgtaatattttgagaataatcTCATGTTGCTTTAACTATTCTCAAAGTATTATGACTTAAATCTCAtaatcttagtttttttttttttttactttaaatggcACTAAAACACAAATCTGCATTTAGataattttgtcatttgaaTTTGCTGAGAAACATGAAAT from the Onychostoma macrolepis isolate SWU-2019 chromosome 09, ASM1243209v1, whole genome shotgun sequence genome contains:
- the spryd7b gene encoding SPRY domain-containing protein 7b is translated as MAAVFTCCLGCCGDGGAGHAPLKEMPTVQLDTHHMGTDVVIVKSGRRICGTGACLANAPLHQNKSYFEFKIQSTGVWGIGVATQKVNLNQVPLGRDSHSLVLRHDGSIYHNNEEKNRLPANSLPQEGDIVGVTYDHVELNLYLNGKNMHCPASGIRGTVFPIVYVDDSAIIDCQFSDFYHTPPEGFEKILFEQQIF